From the Bacteroidota bacterium genome, one window contains:
- a CDS encoding T9SS type A sorting domain-containing protein, which yields MKRLYTFVFFLLVSIFAKAQLTGMSPNSGFVTQQNLTTTITSNGLFQQSISPSGNIYSIRLTNGTSVISILDMSNFWTNACTVIDANNADCVFNIPGTTDTGTYDLELVTTDLVFWGSNLQTYTLPAAFTVTPPDGYISGLVYYDTNFNGVHDAGEPGIPGEYVTMSPGGSSVTTDANGNYSLAAMNGTYTVTWNNLSGTSYLLSSDSASYTVTMNSANISGYDFGGIDGLVSLSPGTAYQGELLNAIVVSRDLFLTGANPYGNIGYSYIRNQSTNYTYSVPTQSFTVLDTNRAQLLYTVPLSLPVGTYELIMYVNSSYWYLPNALIVTPAPSLLTGHIYYDSNNNGQFDTGEPPVSGQKVLLTPNNTLAISDYYGDYVLGSDLGSHTVAWTPYLGSYVLSSQPSYTFTNTGNMTGLDFGLRSALPDYTTHIYFSPAFMRCNQYVTSYITYVNQSNAVAQGTIYMIHSPNIVFGYVNPPRTSWNGDTTFWTFSNLQPMESRSIAVTMQNPGVGSSIWYDTHIDVTDGTSAIQYSESSPRFSAIVRCSFDPNDKAVTPEGVDDVMHYTLMGDSLDYLIRFQNSGNDTAFTVLIRDTMDVSLDLTTFEMIASSHSVETQIDSNRAVTFLFNNILLPDSNVDEPGSHGYIRYRIHPMAGLPDPTRVENQAFIYFDQNPAIETNITWNTLVNQIPVGLDDKINIDNAVVFYPNPMDRTGRFIFRNDKSERMIITLTDISGKTVLNTTTTNEEYTLNKGNLASGLYFFRLLNSVTGESHAGKITIR from the coding sequence ATGAAAAGACTCTACACCTTCGTATTTTTTCTGCTCGTCAGCATTTTTGCTAAAGCACAGTTAACAGGGATGTCTCCCAATTCAGGATTTGTTACCCAACAAAATCTGACAACCACTATTACTTCTAACGGTTTGTTTCAACAATCCATTTCTCCTAGTGGAAACATTTACAGTATCCGGCTTACAAATGGAACAAGTGTGATTTCAATTCTGGACATGTCCAATTTCTGGACCAACGCATGCACAGTGATTGATGCAAACAATGCTGATTGCGTTTTCAATATTCCGGGAACAACTGATACCGGTACTTATGATTTGGAATTGGTGACAACCGATCTCGTTTTCTGGGGATCAAATCTTCAAACCTATACTTTACCTGCAGCATTCACGGTAACACCGCCGGATGGATACATTTCCGGTTTGGTTTATTATGACACTAATTTTAATGGAGTACATGATGCGGGAGAACCTGGAATACCGGGCGAATATGTTACCATGAGCCCGGGTGGAAGTTCTGTAACTACAGATGCAAACGGAAATTATAGTTTGGCTGCGATGAATGGAACCTATACTGTTACCTGGAATAATTTAAGCGGTACCAGCTATTTGTTAAGTTCAGATTCCGCTTCATATACTGTCACTATGAATAGTGCCAATATCTCCGGATACGATTTTGGTGGAATTGACGGTTTAGTAAGTTTATCTCCTGGAACAGCTTATCAGGGAGAACTGCTCAATGCAATTGTTGTTTCGAGAGACTTGTTCCTGACCGGAGCAAACCCGTATGGGAATATTGGTTATTCCTATATTCGAAATCAATCCACCAATTATACCTATTCTGTTCCGACACAATCATTCACTGTTCTGGATACGAACCGAGCTCAATTATTATACACCGTTCCTTTGAGCTTGCCGGTGGGAACTTATGAATTGATCATGTACGTTAACTCAAGTTATTGGTATTTACCGAATGCTCTTATAGTCACCCCCGCACCATCATTATTGACCGGACATATCTATTATGATTCAAATAACAATGGTCAGTTTGATACAGGTGAGCCTCCTGTTTCAGGGCAGAAGGTTTTATTAACACCAAATAATACCCTTGCAATTTCCGATTACTACGGGGATTATGTTCTGGGATCAGATTTGGGTTCTCATACAGTTGCATGGACACCGTATCTTGGATCCTATGTACTTTCCAGTCAGCCAAGCTATACATTTACCAATACCGGTAATATGACAGGACTGGATTTCGGTCTGAGGTCAGCGCTTCCGGATTACACCACGCATATTTATTTCAGTCCGGCATTTATGCGATGCAATCAATACGTTACATCTTACATCACTTATGTGAATCAAAGCAATGCTGTTGCACAGGGAACTATTTATATGATTCACAGTCCGAATATTGTTTTCGGTTATGTAAATCCACCAAGGACATCCTGGAACGGTGATACTACTTTCTGGACATTCAGTAATCTGCAACCTATGGAAAGTCGCTCGATTGCTGTGACCATGCAGAATCCTGGTGTTGGCAGTTCAATCTGGTATGATACACATATTGATGTAACAGATGGTACTTCTGCAATACAATATTCTGAAAGCAGTCCAAGATTCAGTGCAATTGTACGTTGTTCCTTTGATCCGAATGACAAAGCGGTAACACCTGAAGGAGTTGATGATGTGATGCATTATACTTTGATGGGTGATTCTCTGGATTACCTCATCCGATTCCAGAATTCCGGAAACGATACCGCATTTACCGTTCTCATTCGCGATACAATGGACGTGTCTCTTGATCTGACTACATTTGAAATGATTGCGAGCAGCCATAGCGTTGAAACACAAATCGACAGCAATCGCGCGGTAACATTCCTTTTCAATAATATTCTGTTGCCGGATAGTAATGTGGATGAACCCGGAAGCCATGGATATATTCGTTACCGTATTCATCCGATGGCAGGCTTACCTGATCCGACACGTGTTGAAAATCAGGCTTTCATTTACTTTGATCAAAATCCGGCGATAGAGACGAACATCACGTGGAATACGTTGGTGAACCAGATTCCGGTCGGACTGGATGATAAAATCAATATTGACAATGCTGTTGTTTTCTATCCGAATCCAATGGATAGAACCGGACGATTTATTTTTAGGAATGATAAATCAGAAAGAATGATCATTACATTGACTGATATCTCCGGAAAAACAGTGTTGAATACAACGACAACAAATGAGGAGTACACCCTCAACAAAGGAAATCTTGCAAGTGGTCTTTATTTCTTCCGTCTTTTGAATTCTGTAACCGGAGAATCGCATGCAGGTAAGATAACGATCCGCTAG
- a CDS encoding SBBP repeat-containing protein has protein sequence MFYYRPRIAGMWRNFSIQFSANAQSFLWAKQGSSQGFEYGNAIVADDSGNVYVSGQIEYSAVFENVTLNSNGKHDILVGKYDTDGNLKWVKHAGGNGGDVSWGVGVDAQHNSYHTGEFETTAGFQAGDSLTVQGANDIFFVKYSSGGSFLWAKRMGGTGDDKGKAITTDPNGFSYLTGYFSGNANFGSLNMTSSSNSNDIYLAKADPNGNILWVKKAGGTKEDRGRGVAFDQQGNVFITGTITQAANFSGTNVSVQGKNSMFIAKYDTSGNFQWVRTAGGCCDTTRGNAITTDELGNAYVAGYFKDTTYFGSNELISEGSTDNFLVKYDPNGNVLWAKRSGGPYEDMAYACTYDARKNQVYVTGQIDDHGYFGTVYVGARGNRDVFIAVYDTAGNVNWAKPGGGVQRDAGLAVTCDTLSNVYTSGFFNDTAYFGPATLQGYPLADFYVAKTSPAIATQPNVNTSSVQITSSNCGDLQLNFLPGNGYGRIVVAKAASAVNAFPVDGMYYIANSQFGSGANLGSDNYVVYNGTGNSVTVTGLTLGVRYYFQIVEYNGLGYAANYLSVGNPTVNAVSNGFTMTAVAGSSTLCAGSSTQLTASGASTYQWTPATGLSATTDAVVTANPASTTTYTVTGTNSGACTAQALVTVTVNTVPVVSFGNLSSVCLNANAITLTQGSPAGGTYSGIGVSGGVFTPSTAGVGQHILTYQYSNGGCTASDTSVISVYTLPTVTLSSFADVCSSVAPITLSGGSPAGGTYSGNGVSSGIFNPATAGAGTHTITYTYSDASGCSNSATRNIVVLAAPSVTLGSFSPVCANSAFFALSGGSPSGGTYSGNGINNGNFFPVLAGAGNDTVVYTYTAANGCSASAISTIFVNTLPNVTISTFSPTCLNTTPFNLSGGLPNGGSYSGNGVTGSTFNPSVAGAGFTTITYVYTDANGCTNSAQTQITVTAPPTVTLSAFTGSCINGTPVVLSGGSPSGGTYSGTGVSNGTFNPQIGLGTYTINYSVTQNGCVGSASRPMTVYPAPSVQLGADSVVCANATIVLSIGSGYSSIFWSTGETSTSVNIDSSGSGVGTKLIYVTVGNAFGCQSSDTIRITFDPCSAISQPAKENLGVFVYPNPFRGTFRILTEKVVTIHIYDMSGRLLEEQENVNGYTEAGARLAAGTYFVDVIYMDQRKTIKVIKTEH, from the coding sequence ATGTTTTATTATCGACCGCGTATTGCTGGTATGTGGCGTAATTTTTCAATACAGTTCAGCGCGAACGCTCAATCATTTTTATGGGCGAAACAGGGAAGCTCCCAGGGTTTCGAATATGGCAATGCTATTGTAGCCGATGATTCCGGAAACGTGTATGTTTCTGGACAAATCGAATACTCGGCTGTGTTCGAAAATGTAACTCTCAATTCAAACGGCAAACACGATATTCTTGTCGGTAAATACGATACCGATGGAAATTTGAAATGGGTAAAACATGCCGGTGGAAATGGTGGAGATGTTAGTTGGGGAGTAGGAGTAGATGCGCAGCACAACAGCTATCATACCGGAGAGTTTGAAACCACTGCCGGATTCCAGGCAGGCGATTCATTGACGGTACAGGGAGCGAATGATATATTTTTTGTGAAGTATTCAAGCGGAGGAAGTTTTCTCTGGGCGAAAAGGATGGGAGGAACAGGTGATGATAAAGGAAAGGCAATCACAACAGATCCGAATGGTTTTAGTTACCTCACCGGTTACTTTTCCGGAAATGCAAATTTCGGATCACTGAATATGACCAGTAGTAGTAATAGCAACGATATTTACCTCGCGAAAGCTGACCCGAATGGAAATATTCTTTGGGTGAAGAAAGCAGGCGGAACAAAAGAAGATCGTGGTCGTGGTGTTGCTTTTGATCAACAAGGCAATGTTTTTATCACCGGAACAATTACACAAGCAGCAAACTTTAGCGGTACAAATGTGAGTGTGCAGGGTAAGAACAGTATGTTCATCGCGAAGTACGATACCAGCGGAAATTTTCAGTGGGTGCGTACAGCCGGTGGTTGCTGTGATACAACACGAGGCAATGCAATCACAACAGATGAATTGGGAAATGCTTATGTAGCTGGTTATTTCAAAGACACTACATATTTTGGATCTAATGAATTAATCTCAGAAGGAAGTACGGATAATTTTCTTGTAAAATATGATCCGAACGGAAATGTTCTTTGGGCAAAACGTAGCGGAGGGCCTTATGAAGATATGGCCTATGCATGTACTTACGATGCGCGAAAAAATCAGGTCTATGTTACCGGACAAATTGACGATCACGGATATTTTGGAACTGTTTATGTTGGTGCCCGAGGGAACAGAGATGTGTTTATTGCAGTGTATGATACAGCAGGTAATGTAAACTGGGCTAAACCCGGAGGCGGAGTTCAGCGTGATGCGGGTTTGGCTGTCACCTGCGATACATTAAGTAATGTGTATACATCAGGATTTTTTAACGATACAGCCTATTTCGGTCCTGCAACTTTGCAGGGTTATCCACTAGCAGATTTTTATGTTGCAAAAACATCTCCTGCAATTGCAACACAACCGAATGTCAATACTTCTTCAGTACAGATTACTAGTTCCAACTGTGGTGACCTTCAATTGAATTTTCTTCCGGGAAATGGTTATGGAAGAATTGTTGTTGCAAAAGCCGCATCAGCAGTGAATGCATTCCCTGTCGATGGAATGTATTATATAGCCAACAGTCAGTTTGGTAGTGGTGCAAATCTTGGTTCTGACAATTATGTAGTCTATAACGGTACAGGAAATTCTGTAACCGTAACCGGACTGACACTCGGTGTTCGATATTATTTTCAGATTGTAGAATACAACGGTCTGGGTTATGCCGCGAATTATCTGAGTGTTGGCAATCCAACGGTGAATGCGGTGTCAAACGGCTTCACAATGACTGCTGTTGCCGGTTCATCAACTTTATGTGCCGGCTCTTCAACTCAGTTGACGGCAAGCGGCGCTTCCACTTATCAATGGACACCCGCAACCGGATTAAGCGCAACAACCGATGCTGTCGTTACAGCGAATCCTGCAAGCACAACAACCTATACGGTGACAGGAACAAATTCCGGAGCTTGTACAGCTCAGGCATTGGTGACAGTCACGGTGAATACTGTTCCGGTTGTTAGTTTCGGAAATTTGTCTTCAGTTTGTCTGAACGCGAATGCAATCACTTTGACACAAGGATCTCCTGCGGGAGGCACTTATTCCGGTATCGGAGTGAGTGGTGGTGTATTCACACCTTCAACAGCAGGCGTCGGACAACATATTCTTACGTATCAATATTCAAACGGAGGATGTACCGCATCCGATACTTCGGTGATTTCAGTTTATACTCTTCCAACGGTAACATTATCTTCTTTCGCGGATGTGTGTTCCAGCGTGGCTCCGATTACTTTAAGTGGCGGTTCGCCTGCCGGTGGAACGTATTCTGGAAACGGAGTGAGTTCTGGAATCTTCAATCCTGCTACGGCAGGTGCGGGAACACATACTATTACTTATACGTATTCCGATGCAAGCGGATGTTCTAATTCTGCAACTAGAAATATTGTTGTACTTGCAGCACCATCAGTAACGCTTGGTTCCTTCTCTCCGGTTTGTGCGAATTCAGCCTTCTTCGCCTTGAGCGGAGGATCTCCTTCCGGTGGTACATATTCCGGAAATGGAATTAACAACGGAAATTTCTTCCCGGTATTAGCCGGCGCTGGAAATGATACTGTTGTCTATACTTATACTGCAGCGAACGGATGTTCGGCTTCTGCTATTTCTACAATTTTCGTAAATACTTTACCGAATGTGACGATCAGTACATTCTCACCGACTTGCTTAAATACTACTCCTTTCAACCTGAGCGGTGGTTTACCAAACGGAGGAAGTTACAGTGGAAATGGTGTGACGGGCTCTACATTTAATCCTTCAGTTGCCGGAGCGGGCTTTACTACGATTACATACGTCTATACGGATGCTAACGGTTGTACCAATTCCGCTCAGACACAAATTACTGTGACAGCTCCGCCAACAGTAACACTCTCCGCATTTACCGGATCTTGTATCAATGGCACTCCTGTTGTACTCAGCGGAGGAAGTCCTTCCGGTGGTACTTATAGTGGCACCGGTGTGAGCAACGGAACCTTTAATCCGCAAATAGGATTGGGAACTTATACAATCAATTACAGTGTTACACAAAACGGTTGTGTCGGAAGCGCGTCACGACCAATGACGGTTTACCCTGCGCCTTCTGTGCAATTGGGTGCTGATTCTGTAGTGTGCGCGAATGCAACAATTGTACTCAGCATCGGATCAGGATACAGTTCTATCTTTTGGTCTACCGGTGAAACAAGCACATCCGTGAATATCGACAGCTCAGGATCAGGAGTTGGAACAAAATTAATTTACGTAACTGTTGGCAATGCCTTCGGTTGTCAGTCCAGCGATACAATCCGCATTACTTTCGATCCTTGCAGTGCCATTTCACAACCTGCAAAAGAAAACCTGGGCGTCTTTGTGTATCCGAATCCGTTCCGCGGTACATTCCGCATCCTGACGGAGAAAGTGGTGACCATTCATATCTATGATATGAGCGGAAGATTACTCGAAGAACAGGAAAATGTCAACGGTTACACAGAGGCTGGAGCAAGACTTGCCGCTGGAACTTATTTCGTGGATGTGATCTATATGGATCAACGGAAAACGATCAAAGTAATAAAGACAGAACACTAA
- a CDS encoding methyltransferase domain-containing protein — protein sequence MLPSNYPTQREELLLTGLSFQLDIISDVDFLFNELIRKGEDHPDVQDERIPYWADLWPSAIALSNYLISSSIIQPGQHVLEIGCGLGLPGIVAGKLGAKVTLTDYMPEPLVFAEHNWKLNNPQPASFQILDWRNPDPSFASDLVLAADVAYETKAFSDLINAFGVLVKPGGTLLLAEPNRAFAQSFFLS from the coding sequence TTGCTTCCTTCCAACTATCCCACACAACGAGAAGAGCTTCTCCTCACCGGACTTTCATTTCAGCTGGATATAATTTCAGATGTTGATTTTCTCTTCAATGAATTAATCCGTAAGGGAGAAGATCATCCGGATGTACAGGATGAACGGATTCCGTATTGGGCGGATTTGTGGCCATCCGCTATCGCGCTTTCAAATTATCTTATTTCCTCAAGCATCATTCAGCCCGGACAACACGTGCTGGAAATCGGATGTGGACTAGGTTTGCCCGGAATTGTCGCGGGAAAATTGGGAGCAAAAGTCACGCTCACCGACTACATGCCGGAGCCACTCGTTTTTGCAGAACACAATTGGAAATTGAATAATCCTCAACCTGCATCCTTTCAAATTCTCGATTGGAGAAATCCCGATCCTTCTTTCGCTTCCGATCTCGTTCTGGCCGCAGATGTTGCCTATGAAACAAAAGCATTTTCAGATTTGATCAATGCCTTCGGAGTCCTTGTAAAACCCGGCGGAACACTTCTCCTCGCCGAACCTAACCGTGCTTTCGCTCAATCTTTTTTTCTCAGCTAA
- a CDS encoding T9SS type A sorting domain-containing protein codes for MKNFYSFFILIFFSHFGFAQLTGINPATGYKGQTYLTTTVTSSNLFLTSISANGNIYEVYLEQGVNRIPVCDRYNMFSIPNPCTVINPNTLNLVFSIPGNALTGVYDLVVTTTDVQFYGSNLQTYTLPSSFTVVPPDGYASGKVFFDKNGNGVFDVIDSGLVNQALLLQPGNQVVYTDTGGNYSYPLMNGSYTITWTGGNTHDYVRSSDSASFTFAINNANVSGLDFGGVDGIIGLSPAIAYQGEVLNSIITTLGLFTSGPYPYGNITVGYWLQQNSSYGYSIAASSFIVLDSNLVQVLTQISQTMPVGIYDLYLYVGGGAYYLYNALEVTVPPSYLTGHIYYDANNNGQFDIGENPIANQKVILNPEGSYSFSNYLGDYSMGSTLGTHTIAWTQAFSNFVITSQPAYTFTNTGNMGGFDFGLRSSLPDYTCTVQFNAASLRCYQSGTSNIVISNTSNVVAQGSLYLVGSPNVTFISANPVQSAISGDTIFWTFSNLQPLQSQTINITMMNPGPGNMVWFQSHIDVEDGFGNVQFSVDGSPYQRLILCSYDPNDKTVTPEGVDDIMHYTMMNDSLDYMIRFQNSGNDTAFTVIIRDTLDASLDMSTFELIASSHSVETQIDSNRAITFLYNNILLPDSNVNEQGSHGFVRYRIHPKTGLPDPTRVENQAFIYFDQNPAIETNITWNTLVNQIPVGLDKPVMVDRDVYFYPNPMDKQGTFIFKNDQREKMKISLFDNSGKEVLKAETNLDKYQISGENLSSGLYFFQIINSKTGETHKGKIAIR; via the coding sequence ATGAAGAATTTCTATTCATTCTTTATCTTAATCTTTTTCTCTCATTTTGGATTCGCGCAATTAACCGGAATCAATCCGGCCACAGGTTACAAGGGTCAAACATATCTTACTACAACTGTGACTTCCAGTAATCTTTTCTTGACTTCAATATCAGCAAATGGAAATATATACGAAGTTTACCTGGAGCAGGGTGTAAACAGGATTCCGGTTTGTGACAGGTACAACATGTTTTCAATCCCAAATCCTTGTACAGTTATAAACCCTAATACTCTAAACCTGGTATTTAGCATTCCTGGAAATGCTCTCACGGGTGTTTATGATCTGGTTGTTACGACAACAGATGTTCAATTCTACGGATCTAATTTGCAGACCTATACTTTACCATCCAGTTTTACGGTAGTTCCTCCGGATGGATATGCAAGCGGAAAGGTTTTCTTCGATAAAAATGGAAATGGAGTTTTCGATGTGATTGATTCCGGGCTGGTGAATCAGGCTCTGTTGTTGCAACCGGGCAATCAGGTTGTTTATACCGATACAGGTGGAAATTATTCCTATCCATTAATGAATGGAAGTTATACCATTACATGGACCGGAGGTAATACACATGATTATGTTCGATCATCTGATTCGGCGTCATTCACATTTGCGATTAACAACGCGAACGTCTCAGGACTGGATTTTGGTGGTGTCGACGGGATCATCGGACTATCCCCTGCTATCGCTTATCAGGGAGAGGTTTTAAATTCAATAATCACGACACTTGGATTATTTACTAGCGGGCCATATCCTTATGGAAATATCACTGTCGGATATTGGTTGCAGCAAAATTCTTCTTATGGTTATTCCATCGCAGCATCATCATTTATCGTTCTTGATTCGAATCTGGTGCAGGTTCTGACTCAAATCAGCCAGACCATGCCTGTAGGTATTTATGATTTGTATCTTTATGTAGGAGGAGGCGCATATTATCTATACAATGCACTGGAGGTGACAGTACCACCATCTTATCTCACCGGTCATATTTATTATGATGCAAATAATAACGGACAATTCGATATCGGTGAAAATCCTATTGCAAACCAGAAAGTAATCCTTAATCCTGAGGGCTCATATTCATTTTCAAACTACCTTGGAGATTATTCGATGGGCTCCACTCTCGGAACACATACCATTGCATGGACACAGGCATTCAGCAATTTTGTGATTACCAGTCAGCCAGCTTATACATTCACCAACACCGGAAACATGGGAGGGTTTGATTTTGGTTTGCGATCTTCTCTGCCGGATTATACATGTACCGTCCAGTTCAATGCTGCATCACTTCGCTGCTATCAAAGCGGAACTTCCAATATCGTCATTAGTAATACAAGCAATGTGGTCGCGCAAGGAAGCCTCTATCTCGTTGGCAGCCCCAATGTGACTTTTATATCTGCGAATCCTGTGCAAAGTGCAATTAGTGGAGACACCATCTTCTGGACTTTCTCGAATTTGCAACCCTTGCAATCACAGACAATTAATATCACCATGATGAATCCCGGTCCGGGAAATATGGTTTGGTTTCAGTCGCACATAGATGTCGAAGATGGATTTGGCAATGTGCAATTTTCTGTCGACGGTTCTCCTTATCAAAGACTCATACTTTGTTCCTATGATCCCAATGACAAAACAGTCACTCCTGAAGGTGTTGACGATATCATGCATTACACGATGATGAACGATTCACTGGATTACATGATTCGATTCCAGAATTCCGGTAATGATACGGCTTTCACAGTAATCATTCGTGATACACTTGATGCATCACTTGACATGAGCACGTTTGAACTGATTGCGAGCAGCCATAGCGTTGAAACACAAATCGACAGCAACCGCGCCATAACTTTCCTCTACAACAATATTTTATTGCCGGATAGTAATGTGAATGAGCAGGGAAGTCATGGCTTTGTTCGCTACCGTATACATCCGAAAACAGGATTACCTGATCCGACACGTGTTGAAAATCAGGCTTTCATTTACTTTGATCAAAATCCGGCGATAGAGACGAACATCACCTGGAATACTTTGGTGAACCAGATTCCGGTTGGACTGGATAAGCCTGTGATGGTTGATCGCGACGTTTATTTTTATCCAAATCCTATGGATAAACAGGGAACATTCATTTTCAAAAATGATCAAAGGGAAAAAATGAAAATTTCATTATTTGATAATTCCGGAAAAGAAGTATTAAAGGCTGAGACAAATCTTGATAAATATCAGATTTCAGGGGAAAACCTGAGTTCGGGTCTTTATTTCTTTCAAATAATCAATTCCAAAACCGGAGAAACCCACAAGGGAAAGATAGCGATCCGCTAG
- a CDS encoding T9SS type A sorting domain-containing protein: MKKLALFFGILMCISGRAQQPLNFHFADSIPVVDAGHQLLYPWAGGINFPKFSEIDLNSDGLMDLFAFDMSNNRPMTFVNTGGGGINSYRYAPEYAAQFPEMRGWALLYDYNCDGKADLFTVPLNNNGIMQYRNDSQSGQLIFTLVENQIKADYGGGSFSNILASGFLIPDFNDIDNDGDMDILGQQFFCVGSFAYYKNMSMEQYGVCDSINKFVLETYAWGHFALRGGNYSNVAVGTFSSSCTTNQPVPPELLEPSVARRDDTYAQGFTIDIDGDNDKDLLIGDSQAVNSLLIINGGTNVAAQMVSQDTLFPSYNTPANMTTFTSHAYVDADHDGVKDLLVSNREFENKNGVLYYKNNGTNAVPVFSFQQNAFLQSEMIDLGEGSAPVFFDANADGLLDLIIGYKSLSVGSGNVESGLAYYRNTGTPSSPSFEFVTRNYAGAIPFNLQGPLIPTFGDLDGDLDADLIIGSEDGKLYYFNNTAGPGVAASFVYTAAAYMGIDVGNTAAPQLVDITRDGKPDLIIGEKNGFVNYFENIGTVNSAFFSNTPTNDTLGGIVVQTSGFPDGYSVPYVFDDNGSYRMIVSCMQGKVFSYSNIDGNLNGTFTLDDTLLSQIQGNKYSFHMTVSGGDLNEDGFLDLVYGLYGGGAQIFLQTDPTAGVKEITATNPFDIYPVPATNEVVVQWKDQLRHLATAYTIKDMYGRTLSSHTFSGKETKIDVSSYASGIYFICPEKNSRFPASKFIVIH; the protein is encoded by the coding sequence ATGAAAAAGCTTGCTTTGTTCTTCGGAATACTTATGTGCATCAGTGGAAGAGCACAACAACCATTAAATTTTCATTTCGCTGATTCCATTCCTGTTGTTGATGCCGGACATCAGTTGTTGTATCCATGGGCCGGGGGAATTAATTTCCCAAAGTTTTCAGAAATCGATTTGAACTCCGATGGATTGATGGATCTTTTTGCTTTTGATATGTCAAACAACCGTCCGATGACGTTTGTCAATACAGGTGGTGGCGGAATTAATTCTTATCGCTATGCTCCGGAATACGCTGCTCAGTTTCCGGAGATGCGTGGTTGGGCACTTTTGTACGATTACAATTGCGATGGGAAAGCGGATTTGTTTACTGTTCCTCTGAATAACAATGGCATCATGCAATACCGCAATGATTCACAATCCGGACAATTAATTTTTACTCTTGTGGAAAATCAGATCAAAGCGGATTATGGTGGCGGTTCATTCTCAAATATTCTTGCGAGTGGTTTTTTGATCCCGGATTTTAATGATATCGATAATGATGGAGATATGGATATCCTCGGACAACAATTCTTTTGCGTTGGTTCTTTTGCCTATTACAAGAACATGAGTATGGAGCAATATGGTGTTTGTGATTCCATCAACAAATTTGTTCTGGAGACTTATGCTTGGGGGCATTTTGCATTGCGAGGTGGAAATTATAGTAATGTTGCGGTTGGTACATTCAGTTCAAGCTGTACAACTAATCAACCTGTTCCGCCTGAATTGCTGGAACCAAGTGTTGCTCGAAGAGATGATACATATGCGCAAGGGTTCACAATCGATATTGATGGTGATAATGACAAGGATCTTTTGATTGGAGATTCACAGGCTGTAAATAGTTTGCTCATCATTAACGGTGGTACCAATGTTGCCGCGCAAATGGTTTCGCAGGATACTTTATTTCCTTCCTACAACACACCGGCGAATATGACGACATTCACTTCTCATGCGTATGTTGATGCGGATCATGATGGCGTAAAAGACCTGCTCGTGAGTAACCGGGAGTTTGAAAATAAAAACGGAGTCCTGTATTATAAAAATAACGGTACCAATGCTGTGCCCGTTTTTTCTTTCCAGCAAAATGCATTTTTACAAAGTGAAATGATTGATTTGGGTGAAGGGTCTGCTCCCGTGTTTTTTGATGCCAATGCGGATGGTTTGCTTGATTTGATCATTGGTTATAAATCATTATCAGTTGGAAGCGGAAATGTTGAATCCGGTTTGGCGTATTACAGAAATACGGGTACACCTTCTTCGCCTTCATTTGAATTTGTAACAAGAAATTATGCCGGAGCCATACCTTTTAATCTGCAGGGACCACTTATCCCGACTTTCGGTGACCTCGATGGAGACCTTGATGCGGATTTGATCATTGGTTCGGAGGATGGAAAATTGTATTACTTCAACAATACCGCCGGACCAGGAGTAGCTGCATCATTTGTTTATACAGCCGCGGCATACATGGGAATAGATGTCGGAAATACTGCGGCGCCTCAATTGGTGGACATCACCCGTGACGGTAAACCGGACCTGATAATAGGGGAGAAGAACGGATTTGTAAATTACTTTGAAAATATCGGGACCGTTAATTCCGCATTCTTCAGTAATACGCCTACCAATGATACATTGGGTGGAATTGTTGTTCAAACAAGCGGTTTCCCGGACGGGTATTCTGTTCCATATGTATTCGACGACAATGGTTCTTATCGCATGATTGTTTCCTGCATGCAGGGCAAAGTATTTTCCTATTCAAATATTGACGGAAACCTGAACGGAACATTTACTCTCGATGACACGCTGCTTTCGCAAATCCAGGGAAACAAATACAGTTTCCACATGACAGTGAGTGGAGGCGATCTCAATGAAGACGGATTCCTGGATCTGGTATATGGCTTGTATGGAGGTGGCGCACAAATATTTTTGCAAACCGATCCAACGGCAGGAGTAAAAGAAATTACTGCTACGAATCCATTTGACATTTATCCTGTTCCCGCAACCAATGAAGTTGTCGTGCAATGGAAAGATCAGTTAAGACATCTTGCGACAGCCTATACGATAAAAGATATGTATGGCCGGACTTTGTCAAGTCATACATTTTCAGGAAAAGAAACAAAGATTGATGTGAGCAGTTATGCCTCCGGAATTTACTTCATTTGCCCTGAGAAAAACTCCCGATTCCCTGCTTCCAAATTTATAGTCATCCACTAA